From Varibaculum massiliense, a single genomic window includes:
- a CDS encoding hydrogenase maturation protease, with protein sequence MSSGKSLPAAEGAPENTADGATASIAPDRHRALPDLSAVDGTGWAGSRFTVLAVGNPIMGDDAIGLEILARLQAMLPLRPAWQTAVARGELALLEGGTNGMELVPVVQEAERLLILDSVAPGNGREPGQALRMSGDHVPRLLSMKMSPHQVGLLDVLSSARLTGKEPALLEVVGVVSEKVDLNLGLTPTAAAGIEPAAALAAEVLDSWVNPYPTPPRRSRPPARE encoded by the coding sequence ATGAGTTCAGGCAAAAGTTTGCCCGCAGCTGAAGGTGCTCCAGAGAATACTGCGGATGGCGCCACTGCTTCAATCGCTCCAGATAGACATCGGGCATTACCTGACCTTTCTGCCGTAGATGGCACCGGCTGGGCAGGCAGCCGTTTCACGGTTCTGGCAGTCGGTAATCCGATTATGGGTGACGATGCTATTGGTCTAGAGATTCTGGCTCGCTTACAAGCCATGCTTCCCCTGCGTCCCGCCTGGCAAACCGCCGTAGCTAGGGGGGAACTAGCACTGCTGGAAGGCGGCACCAACGGTATGGAATTGGTGCCGGTAGTCCAAGAGGCCGAGCGACTGTTAATCCTGGATTCGGTAGCTCCCGGCAATGGGCGGGAACCCGGTCAAGCCTTGCGCATGAGCGGGGATCATGTGCCGCGGCTGCTTTCGATGAAGATGTCCCCCCACCAAGTGGGGTTGCTGGATGTTTTAAGCTCTGCTCGCCTAACCGGAAAAGAACCTGCTCTTTTGGAAGTTGTGGGGGTGGTCAGCGAAAAAGTAGATTTAAATTTGGGGCTGACCCCCACAGCCGCCGCGGGAATAGAACCGGCTGCCGCGTTGGCAGCGGAAGTTCTAGATTCGTGGGTTAATCCTTATCCCACTCCACCCAGGAGATCTCGACCTCCCGCCCGTGAGTGA
- a CDS encoding hydrogenase maturation nickel metallochaperone HypA/HybF gives MHELGLLTSVVEAVEKAAADANYQVTRVEKVALNVGTMSGAVPEALYGSWPIAREGTICASAELEVNTVPASVYCPGCAQDVEIDEFFALLCPICGMPTGNLTHGREVEISWVEWDKD, from the coding sequence ATGCATGAACTCGGGTTATTAACTTCGGTAGTGGAAGCGGTGGAAAAAGCAGCCGCTGACGCTAACTATCAGGTTACCCGAGTTGAAAAAGTGGCGCTAAATGTGGGGACGATGTCGGGAGCTGTCCCGGAGGCTCTCTACGGTTCTTGGCCGATCGCCCGGGAAGGTACCATATGTGCCTCTGCCGAACTCGAAGTCAATACCGTTCCCGCGAGCGTCTATTGCCCCGGTTGCGCTCAAGACGTAGAAATCGATGAGTTCTTTGCGCTGCTGTGCCCAATATGCGGGATGCCCACCGGGAATCTCACTCACGGGCGGGAGGTCGAGATCTCCTGGGTGGAGTGGGATAAGGATTAA
- a CDS encoding reducing hydrogenase subunit alpha, which translates to MKINLDEIIDPMEGRVVVTRDSAGQQQARFDLQGLPRVDGMLVGKTALEALKMTEHLCGICPVAHHLAGNRALDVLSRSAPLSPAAELTRRLLHYGSLVETHSLRFLLQERDSGVVLKKISKKMLVAAGSPGHFPTTAVPGGVSSWPEVENLKILQEELPAVLQVAQKLCELGFNAQPHASGFGEFTGAELALIDEDGNPDVFGTRVRVARQGKTVNEFEFSRWDQQVAEENSGAAAPHPYLRGGNPRDGRYRVGPVAQLSVGTLPSELAAAAQARWLAGSRDAANARAIITLHVLEKTVAVVEQLLALLEAGRLEPCPQEEQIGFQPGTATGLVDGPRGILAHTYATDAQGVISAATILTPTAQNEPWLADLLTQAISLQDAGRADALEQSIREADPCLPISSAPAGQMGLKVDNLEK; encoded by the coding sequence ATGAAAATCAACCTAGATGAAATCATCGATCCTATGGAAGGGCGGGTAGTGGTAACCCGTGACTCTGCTGGACAGCAACAAGCTCGCTTTGACCTGCAAGGACTTCCACGAGTTGACGGGATGCTAGTAGGGAAAACGGCTCTAGAAGCCTTAAAGATGACCGAACATCTATGCGGGATTTGCCCTGTAGCGCATCACCTGGCGGGAAACCGCGCCCTAGACGTCCTGAGTAGGAGCGCTCCGCTATCCCCAGCGGCTGAGCTAACCCGCCGGTTATTACATTACGGATCCTTGGTAGAAACCCATTCCCTACGATTCTTGCTGCAAGAACGCGACAGCGGGGTGGTTTTAAAGAAAATCTCCAAGAAAATGCTGGTGGCAGCAGGATCTCCCGGACATTTTCCTACAACTGCTGTTCCGGGTGGAGTGAGTAGCTGGCCGGAAGTAGAGAACTTAAAAATCTTGCAGGAAGAGCTGCCCGCAGTCCTGCAGGTGGCGCAAAAACTTTGTGAACTAGGGTTTAACGCCCAACCGCACGCTAGCGGGTTCGGGGAATTTACCGGGGCAGAGTTAGCGCTAATTGATGAGGACGGGAATCCAGATGTTTTCGGTACGCGGGTAAGAGTGGCGCGCCAGGGAAAAACGGTAAACGAGTTTGAATTCTCCCGCTGGGACCAGCAGGTTGCGGAAGAAAATTCGGGTGCGGCGGCTCCCCACCCTTACCTACGCGGAGGTAATCCTCGCGATGGTCGTTATCGGGTGGGACCGGTGGCGCAACTTTCGGTGGGAACTTTGCCCAGTGAATTGGCGGCAGCAGCGCAAGCACGCTGGTTAGCGGGTAGTCGGGATGCGGCTAATGCCCGCGCGATTATTACTTTGCACGTCCTGGAAAAAACGGTTGCGGTGGTAGAGCAGTTATTAGCTCTGCTTGAAGCCGGCAGGCTTGAGCCTTGTCCGCAAGAAGAGCAGATAGGTTTTCAACCCGGAACTGCCACCGGGCTGGTAGATGGTCCGCGAGGGATTCTCGCTCACACTTATGCTACTGATGCTCAGGGAGTAATCAGCGCTGCCACAATTCTTACCCCCACTGCCCAAAATGAGCCTTGGCTGGCGGATCTGCTAACTCAGGCAATCAGCCTTCAGGATGCGGGTAGGGCAGATGCCCTGGAACAATCGATTCGGGAGGCTGACCCCTGTCTGCCAATCAGTTCTGCCCCGGCGGGTCAAATGGGGCTAAAAGTTGATAACCTCGAAAAGTAG
- a CDS encoding HypC/HybG/HupF family hydrogenase formation chaperone, with protein MCVGVPCKILSIESGVMPMGRIDVAGQVQDACMAYLPEARVGDYVLIQNGFAMNLLTAEEAKESLDTWRDLGMIS; from the coding sequence ATGTGCGTGGGAGTACCTTGTAAGATTCTGTCGATTGAGTCGGGGGTAATGCCCATGGGGCGTATTGATGTGGCTGGGCAGGTACAAGATGCCTGCATGGCATATCTTCCCGAGGCACGCGTGGGTGACTACGTTCTGATTCAAAATGGTTTCGCCATGAACCTTTTAACCGCTGAAGAAGCTAAGGAATCATTAGATACTTGGCGGGATTTAGGGATGATTTCCTAA
- a CDS encoding class I SAM-dependent methyltransferase, with amino-acid sequence MEQYFTNQPAANATERTRIAVSLAGKELSLEGAEGVFSARHLDKATAILLAGAPTPPAVGTFLDLGCGWGPLAITLGLLSPSAQVLAVDVSERARDLTRTNAQRAGVSLQVGCPEEILATTKASGGLDLIWSNPPVRIGKKPLQDLLLTWLPLLKPGGEAILVMGKNLGADSLQKWLCTQGFPTRRLASKKGFRLLAVSPA; translated from the coding sequence ATGGAACAGTATTTTACGAATCAACCGGCGGCTAACGCCACCGAACGCACCAGGATTGCAGTATCGCTGGCAGGAAAAGAACTAAGTTTAGAGGGCGCCGAAGGAGTTTTTTCTGCTCGTCACCTAGATAAGGCAACTGCGATTTTATTGGCAGGCGCCCCCACTCCCCCTGCGGTCGGGACTTTTTTAGATCTAGGATGCGGCTGGGGGCCGCTAGCCATCACCTTGGGGCTTTTAAGCCCGTCTGCACAGGTCTTGGCGGTGGACGTGAGCGAACGCGCGCGCGACCTCACCCGCACTAACGCCCAGCGTGCCGGGGTCTCCCTACAGGTAGGATGCCCGGAAGAGATTCTGGCGACTACGAAAGCCAGTGGCGGGCTCGATCTTATCTGGTCTAACCCTCCGGTGAGGATCGGGAAAAAACCCCTCCAAGACTTACTGCTGACCTGGTTGCCACTATTGAAACCCGGTGGAGAGGCGATTTTGGTAATGGGGAAGAATCTGGGAGCAGATTCGCTGCAAAAGTGGCTGTGTACGCAAGGTTTCCCCACTCGCCGCCTTGCCTCGAAGAAAGGTTTCCGCCTGTTAGCGGTGTCCCCTGCCTAG
- a CDS encoding DUF885 family protein produces METEVTQIDNVLNQYVTAYARIDSFKATEWGISGYDAFLPDYSPPGISERYNLRKDTLARVAKTPKSSARELRESEGFTLLARAEQEKFESGFLASEISGTNSPIQVFAETFKLMDVTSEAGVGNLTRRFLALPQAFEGLRTTMRESRDRGYVFPQEALEMVLGQAQILSDPGHGIYQGKRAEMSDTRLSQMGERAFERGITTAQAAFSEMASFLQQEILPTCSPIGLIDPHSYFISLLCVGDSEPDPADLFETASEDLVRLRARCDQLRSELGDKRAYRLSDLEIADGFNVLTWAMEDAWDAFRTNVDPELAELVSPQESPLKWENDPYGCLVHPYYPAGVSLSNSSRVLPRKCAASRAPHAYQSSENPAAISGSAFDSFLEIDDTYYALAALEKGIPGSHLYSRAREAYGANLFTRIAAHLPASNLGWDLFALEMAPELWDIPTEISLLIQERIMRYVALALADLQLYGGQGEGKSAWGLSEAIAYLDDTVSDPWNQVLLRQRYLGIPALSLAPWYGWRHWQQAYRQFQASGGKGFGDFVRKVAPAGAVHFKVIQQML; encoded by the coding sequence GTGGAAACGGAAGTCACCCAAATCGACAACGTGCTCAACCAGTACGTTACCGCCTACGCCCGGATAGATTCGTTTAAGGCAACCGAATGGGGAATCTCGGGGTATGATGCTTTCTTGCCAGATTATTCCCCTCCCGGAATTTCAGAACGCTACAACCTGCGTAAAGATACTTTGGCGCGAGTAGCAAAAACCCCTAAGAGTAGTGCTCGGGAGCTAAGAGAATCCGAAGGATTCACTCTGCTTGCCCGCGCCGAACAAGAAAAATTCGAATCCGGGTTCTTAGCCTCCGAAATCAGTGGCACTAACTCTCCTATTCAGGTCTTTGCGGAAACCTTCAAACTGATGGACGTAACCTCCGAGGCGGGAGTGGGCAACTTGACCCGCAGATTCTTGGCGCTACCGCAAGCTTTCGAGGGGTTGCGCACCACTATGCGGGAATCTAGGGATCGCGGTTACGTATTCCCGCAAGAAGCCTTGGAGATGGTGCTGGGACAAGCGCAGATACTGTCTGACCCAGGGCATGGTATTTATCAGGGGAAACGCGCAGAAATGAGCGATACCCGACTTTCCCAAATGGGGGAGCGCGCCTTCGAGAGAGGAATAACCACTGCCCAAGCTGCATTTTCTGAAATGGCGAGCTTTTTGCAGCAGGAAATCCTGCCCACCTGTTCGCCAATCGGATTGATAGACCCCCACTCCTATTTCATCTCCCTGCTCTGCGTGGGGGACAGTGAACCAGACCCGGCTGATCTTTTCGAAACAGCTAGCGAAGATTTAGTTCGCCTGAGAGCCCGATGCGATCAGTTGCGCAGTGAACTGGGGGATAAACGCGCCTATCGGCTCTCTGACCTAGAGATTGCTGACGGATTTAATGTGCTGACTTGGGCGATGGAGGACGCGTGGGACGCTTTTCGCACCAACGTAGATCCGGAGTTAGCTGAGTTGGTTAGCCCCCAGGAATCTCCCCTTAAATGGGAAAACGATCCGTACGGATGTCTAGTCCACCCCTACTATCCAGCGGGAGTTAGCCTGTCTAACAGTTCGCGGGTTCTTCCCCGTAAATGTGCAGCCAGCCGGGCGCCGCACGCATACCAAAGCAGTGAAAATCCGGCAGCTATTAGCGGCAGCGCTTTTGATTCTTTCCTAGAAATTGATGATACCTATTACGCGCTAGCCGCTCTGGAGAAAGGAATACCCGGCAGTCATCTCTACTCGCGAGCGCGAGAGGCTTACGGGGCTAATCTATTTACGCGGATTGCCGCCCATTTGCCGGCCTCCAACCTGGGATGGGATCTTTTTGCCCTAGAAATGGCTCCAGAACTTTGGGATATTCCCACAGAAATTAGTTTGTTGATTCAGGAACGCATTATGCGCTATGTGGCGCTAGCCTTAGCTGATCTGCAATTATATGGCGGTCAGGGGGAAGGTAAGTCTGCTTGGGGGCTTTCGGAAGCAATCGCCTACCTTGACGATACGGTTTCTGATCCCTGGAACCAGGTGCTACTGCGTCAGCGTTACCTGGGGATTCCCGCTCTGAGTCTGGCTCCCTGGTACGGTTGGCGTCACTGGCAGCAAGCCTATCGCCAATTCCAAGCCTCCGGGGGCAAGGGGTTTGGCGATTTCGTGCGGAAGGTAGCTCCGGCAGGAGCGGTACATTTTAAAGTTATTCAGCAGATGCTCTAA